A section of the Trichomycterus rosablanca isolate fTriRos1 chromosome 6, fTriRos1.hap1, whole genome shotgun sequence genome encodes:
- the LOC134316232 gene encoding uncharacterized protein LOC134316232 isoform X1 codes for MVRLSQQNLVLFVVIFCSTLHTDTMSARILVQDGENATIYCNVGGAPQDGVYMYKDRYNRKKMCYFYNDGTFSPNNAYKDRLQTNSNLHNFSLTIFNVTKQDSDVYWCSFNNLDKITESSSTLLIVTGAKCKMDNATYVYYPYLYVISFQFFFVVILVILLGKLCHDLRKNKPVKQSSNSEYEVMRGGQTARFLTNPQYDFTRCNTNNEPEMQICKK; via the exons ATGGTGCGTTTGTCCCAGCAAAATCTTGTCCTGTTTGTTGTGATTTTTTGCTCCACTTTACatacag ATACAATGAGTGCAAGGATATTGGTGCAAGACGGAGAAAATGCCACTATCTACTGCAATGTTGGTGGTGCCCCTCAGGATGGTGTGTACATGTACAAAGACAGATATAATCGGAAAAAAATGTGCTACTTCTATAATGATGGTACCTTCTCTCCAAACAATGCCTACAAAGATCGGTTGCAGACAAACAGTAACTTGCACAACTTCTCTTTGACCATCTTCAACGTGACCAAGCAAGATTCAGATGTTTACTGGTGTTCTTTTAACAATTTAGATAAAATCACTGAAAGCAGTTCTACTTTGTTAATTGTGACAG GAGCAAAATGCAAAATGGACAATGCAACATATGTGTACTATCCGTATCTGTACGTGATAAGTTTTCAGTTCTTCTTTGTGGTGATCCTGGTGATATTACTG GGAAAGCTGTGTCATGACCTCAGAAAAAACAAACCTGTTAAACAGTCTTCAAACAGTGAGTATGAGGTGATGCGTGGTGGCCAGACTGCCAGATTTTTAACAAACCCTCAGTATGATTTCACCCGCTGCAACACAAACAACGAACCTGAAATGCAAATCTGTAAAAAGTAA
- the LOC134316232 gene encoding V-set and immunoglobulin domain-containing protein 1-like isoform X2 — MSARILVQDGENATIYCNVGGAPQDGVYMYKDRYNRKKMCYFYNDGTFSPNNAYKDRLQTNSNLHNFSLTIFNVTKQDSDVYWCSFNNLDKITESSSTLLIVTGAKCKMDNATYVYYPYLYVISFQFFFVVILVILLGKLCHDLRKNKPVKQSSNSEYEVMRGGQTARFLTNPQYDFTRCNTNNEPEMQICKK; from the exons ATGAGTGCAAGGATATTGGTGCAAGACGGAGAAAATGCCACTATCTACTGCAATGTTGGTGGTGCCCCTCAGGATGGTGTGTACATGTACAAAGACAGATATAATCGGAAAAAAATGTGCTACTTCTATAATGATGGTACCTTCTCTCCAAACAATGCCTACAAAGATCGGTTGCAGACAAACAGTAACTTGCACAACTTCTCTTTGACCATCTTCAACGTGACCAAGCAAGATTCAGATGTTTACTGGTGTTCTTTTAACAATTTAGATAAAATCACTGAAAGCAGTTCTACTTTGTTAATTGTGACAG GAGCAAAATGCAAAATGGACAATGCAACATATGTGTACTATCCGTATCTGTACGTGATAAGTTTTCAGTTCTTCTTTGTGGTGATCCTGGTGATATTACTG GGAAAGCTGTGTCATGACCTCAGAAAAAACAAACCTGTTAAACAGTCTTCAAACAGTGAGTATGAGGTGATGCGTGGTGGCCAGACTGCCAGATTTTTAACAAACCCTCAGTATGATTTCACCCGCTGCAACACAAACAACGAACCTGAAATGCAAATCTGTAAAAAGTAA
- the LOC134316232 gene encoding uncharacterized protein LOC134316232 isoform X3, with protein MVRLSQQNLVLFVVIFCSTLHTDTMSARILVQDGENATIYCNVGGAPQDGAKCKMDNATYVYYPYLYVISFQFFFVVILVILLGKLCHDLRKNKPVKQSSNSEYEVMRGGQTARFLTNPQYDFTRCNTNNEPEMQICKK; from the exons ATGGTGCGTTTGTCCCAGCAAAATCTTGTCCTGTTTGTTGTGATTTTTTGCTCCACTTTACatacag ATACAATGAGTGCAAGGATATTGGTGCAAGACGGAGAAAATGCCACTATCTACTGCAATGTTGGTGGTGCCCCTCAGGATG GAGCAAAATGCAAAATGGACAATGCAACATATGTGTACTATCCGTATCTGTACGTGATAAGTTTTCAGTTCTTCTTTGTGGTGATCCTGGTGATATTACTG GGAAAGCTGTGTCATGACCTCAGAAAAAACAAACCTGTTAAACAGTCTTCAAACAGTGAGTATGAGGTGATGCGTGGTGGCCAGACTGCCAGATTTTTAACAAACCCTCAGTATGATTTCACCCGCTGCAACACAAACAACGAACCTGAAATGCAAATCTGTAAAAAGTAA